From Candoia aspera isolate rCanAsp1 chromosome 4, rCanAsp1.hap2, whole genome shotgun sequence, a single genomic window includes:
- the LOC134496527 gene encoding olfactory receptor 5V1-like, producing MENQTRVTEFILLGLSSDPQIQVFLFLLFLIIYVATLFGNALIMLVIRTNPTLHTPMFFFLGHLAFLDICYSSVTLPKMLRNLSTKQKTISQEGCIAQIFFFFQAACAEVFVLTAMAYDRYIAICDPLHYISIMRKEICRQLLGGAWVMGFLYGVMNSLPLVKLHFCRNNQISHYSCEIPSLLLLSCDETFSNYVILLASSFLFGFTSFLLTFVSYIYIIATILKIHSAEGRSKAFSTCTSHLIVVALFYVTGYFRYLRPNSFSSVILDQLFSIQYSISTPLLNPVVYSLKTKEVKEAIKKLMKQNFENLYYIFYKD from the exons ATGGAGAATCAAACTAGAGTAACAGAATTTATTCTCTTGGGACTATCCAGCGATCCGCAAatacaggtttttctttttttgttgtttctaaTAATATATGTTGCTACACTATTTGGGAATGCATTGATCATGCTGGTGATAAGAACCAATCCCACTCTTCATACCCCCATGTTCTTCTTTCTGGGTCACCTAGCCTTTCTTGATATCTGCTATTCATCTGTCACTCTCCCCAAAATGCTAAGAAATCTCtcaaccaagcagaaaacaatttccCAGGAAGGCTGCATagcacagattttctttttcttccaggcTGCTTGTGCTGAAGTATTCGTTCTCACAGCTATGGCTTACGACCGGTATATTGCTATATGTGATCCATTGCATTACATATCCATCATGAGAAAAGAAATCTGCAGACAACTATTAGGTGGAGCTTGGGTTATGGGCTTCTTGTATGGGGTAATGAATTCACTCCCTTTGGTGAAATTGCATTTTTGCAGGAACAATCAAATCAGCCATTATAGCTGTGAAATACCTTCCCTTTTGCTGTTATCTTGCGATGAAACGTTTTCCAATTATGTCATACTTCTTGCCTCAAGTTTTCTCTTTGGCTTTACCTCCTTCCTTCTCACCTTTGTTTCCTACATCTATATTATCGCCACCATCCTGAAGATTCACTCagcagaaggcagaagtaaagCATTTTCAACCTGCACTTCTCATCTTATTGTTGTAGCTTTATTCTACGTGACTGGTTATTTTCGATATCTCAGACCCAATTCATTTTCATCAGTCATTCTGGATCAACTTTTTTCAATCCAATATAGCATTTCTACACCCTTGTTAAACCCAGTTGTCTACAGTCTGAAAACCAAAGAGGTGAAGGAAGCCATCAAGAAACTAATGAAGCAAAATTTTG aaaatttatattatatattttataaagattAA